The Cloeon dipterum chromosome 3, ieCloDipt1.1, whole genome shotgun sequence genome includes a region encoding these proteins:
- the RpL27 gene encoding large ribosomal subunit protein eL27 encodes MGKIMKSGKVVLVLTGRYAGKKAIVMKNFDEGIAEKPYGCAMIAGIERYPRKVTKNMSKAKLHKRSKIKSFVRVYNHNHLMPTRYTVGDITLDKVTPKDLKDPMKRKKAKFQAKQKFEERYKSGKNKWFFQKLRF; translated from the exons ATGGGTAAAATTATGAAGTCGGGCAAAGTCGTGCTCGTCCTGACCGGACGGTACGCAGGCAAGAAAGCTATCGTCATGAAAAATTTCGACGAGGGCATTGCGGAAAAGCCTTACGGCTGCGCCATGATCGCGGGCATCGAGAGGTACCCCCGCAAGGTGACAAAAAACATGTCGAAGGCTAAGCTACACAAGAGGTCCAAGATTAAGTCCTTCGTTCGC GTTTACAACCACAATCACCTTATGCCCACCAGATACACTGTTGGTGACATTACCTTAGATAAGGTAACCCCTAAGGATCTTAAGGATCCCATGAAGAGAAAGAAGGCAAAGTTCCAGGCTAAGCAGAAGTTTGAGGAGAG atACAAGTCCGGAAAGAACAAGTGGTTCTTCCAGAAGCTCAGATTTTAA
- the LOC135940111 gene encoding uncharacterized protein LOC135940111, translated as MRYPLECCDFSETSAMMLEGLVRFLSEDIDFKAVVCLILAGVSLVVSSGFQLYTKIRPRFPVTVNCWFCNSDSKVHFKSRNSWTCPKCEQYNGFTQSGDYNKTIPAQMYEGLNRVVQSVKWEPYCPTQNGLCRKCNINQELKVQQLASFVPIVKANFDEEIELYRQRLETAYRLCAECDTKLSYKLNTLSAWVGRLYPPKVTLNTDKPSKTHPIIVWTSRAVRLFSSAAALLACFLAAVEANRITPLWTVPSVLDPFITHFSNLSLGVSVLNLGLALMAAALTKSKLHTSDLAASLLWFLTAVLDLASTRVAGSHVKRFTVAHIAVTVVACLATVLVHVRYLFDKSEKSLEVAEPIVKLQEPVERPVEPIPDPPEAKAQSELEKTLTACQVPDSPVRPVQSSLHSLSLGPSSSPPRSSSASIFETRVYTPGGGSSLFLEGCEPVRRRKPIVHPPKFNPWNNSYCVGPVPLSRSSSQSSGFISQNGTNYSSVPNSRSGSVCGDADRFSVLSEPIYPSASFKSFCTACPAPPPSSSPLSVSFNSSAGSQSATLLNESLLSHAGSGFGGGGEKTVFCLVQEHFGLATVFLCSIVFNAVVIALAVANSLSTPPLSH; from the exons ATGCGCTATCCTCTCGAGTGTTGCGACTTTTCTGAGACGTCAGCCATGATGCTCGAAGGGCTTGTCCGGTTCCTCAGCGAGGACATCGACTTCAAGGCAGTCGTGTGTCTGATCCTTGCCGGCGTCAGCTTGGTCGTGTCCAGCGGCTTCCAGTTGTACACAAAGATCAG ACCGCGCTTCCCCGTCACAGTGAACTGCTGGTTCTGCAACTCTGACAGCAAAGTGCACTTCAAGAGCCGCAACTCGTGGACGTGCCCAAAGTGCGAGCAGTACAATGGATTCACTCAG TCTGGCGACTACAATAAAACAATCCCAGCGCAAATGTACGAGGGGTTGAACCGAGTTGTCCAGTCAGTCAAGTGGGAACCCTACTGTCCAACCCAGAACGGGCTCTGCAGAAAGTGCAACATAAACCAGGAGCTGAAAGTGCAGCAGCTCGCTTCCTTTGTTCCTATAGTGAAAGCGAATTTTGACGAAGAGATTGAATTGTACAG ACAGCGTCTTGAGACTGCTTACCGACTCTGTGCGGAGTGTGACACCAAACTGAGCTACAAATTGAATACATTGAGTGCATGGGTTGGTCGCTTGTACCCTCCTAAAGTGACCTTGAATACTGACAAACCCTCAAAAACACAC CCTATTATTGTGTGGACGTCCCGTGCCGTTCGCCTATTCTCCTCTGCAGCGGCGCTCCTGGCGTGTTTCTTAGCTGCCGTTGAAGCAAACAGGATAACTCCATTGTGGACAGTCCCCAGCGTTTTGGACCCCTTCATTACACATttt agtAACCTGAGTCTTGGGGTGAGCGTTTTAAACTTGGGACTGGCGCTGATGGCCGCAGCACTGACCAAGTCGAAGCTGCACACAAGCGACCTGGCTGCCTCGTTGCTTTGGTTTTTGACGGCTGTGCTTGACCTGGCCTCCACCAGGGTTGCGGGAAGCCATGTCAAGCGATTTACCGTCGCTCAT ATTGCTGTGACGGTCGTTGCCTGCCTAGCCACTGTGCTGGTTCACGTTCGTTATCTGTTTGACAAGTCGGAGAAGAGCCTAGAAGTAGCAGAACCGATTGTGAAACTGCAGGAGCCAGTGGAGCGTCCTGTTGA gCCGATTCCCGACCCTCCAGAAGCAAAGGCTCAATCAGAACTGGAGAAAACTCTTACCGCCTGCCAGGTGCCGGACTCTCCCGTGCGTCCGGTGCAGTCGAGTCTGCACTCGCTGTCCCTGGggccgtcgtcgtcgccgccgcgctCGTCCTCCGCGTCCATTTTCGAGACGCGCGTGTACACGCCCGGTGGGGGCTCGAGTCTGTTCCTCGAGGGCTGCGAGCCGGTGCGTCGACGCAAACCGATCGTGCACCCACCCAAGTTCAACCCGTGGAACAACAGTTACTGCGTGGGGCCGGTGCCGCTGTCGCGGTCGTCCAGCCAGAGCTCGGGCTTCATCTCGCAGAACGGCACCAACTACTCGAGCGTGCCCAACTCGCGCAGCGGCTCCGTGTGCGGCGACGCTGACCGCTTCTCCGTCCTCTCCGAGCCCATCTACCCGTCGGCCTCGTTCAAGAGCTTCTGCACCGCCTGTCCGGCGCCGCCGCCATCATCATCGCCGCTCTCCGTCTCGTTCAACAGCTCGGccggctcacaatcagccacGCTGCTCAACGAGTCCCTTCTCTCCCACGCTGGTAGTGGATTTGGCGGTGGTGGGGAAAAGACGGTGTTCTGTCTGGTGCAGGAGCACTTCGGCCTGGCCACCGTCTTCCTCTGCAGCATTGTGTTCAACGCGGTCGTGATCGCACTGGCCGTGGCCAACTCGCTCAGCACGCCGCCACTTTCGCACTGA
- the Usp5 gene encoding ubiquitin carboxyl-terminal hydrolase 5, translating into MSGAADFAVEMQENLRKVTVPIHGQKIYKDECVYSFDNPESKTGLYVCLHTFRGIGEEHLQRHYERTSGKGSVYLHIKRIKKKIENVESTPEGPDKKITRLAIGVEGGFFPDLNKKKFEYEDTLSIFLYPSRKSCPWPNPDLPEIVKSSVNAVLQADSAYKLEELEALSNTWDGETIFPSQYAENLEQVENGKKVPPTGWKCEKCDMTNNLWLNLTDGSILCGRKYFDGSGGNDHAIEYFREKDYPLAVKLGTITKDGKADVHSYKEDCLILDPYLAKHLAHFGINIGSMEKTERTMAELELEANQKFGEWSVVLESGSKLKPLSGPGLVGLSNLGNSCYMNSVMQVVFTIPDFVSKFLENRQAIYDEMARVDTANPVEDFNCQMAKLAEGLLTDKYAVPPVVDEATNDAIFEGIKPQMFKNLIGKGHADFSSKRQQDAQEFFLHLVNVLERSNMNQVNPTECFKFKVEDRFECSQSRKVKYTYRTEYCLPLPIPEDAATNKEQLAAYLAQKKAAEDAGQRYEGDVIRPHIKLDSCLETFSQAENIEQFYSTAINDKTTASKITRLATFPDYLMLHLKKFTLNEDWTPRKLDVAVEMPDVLDLSQIRGKGLQPNEEALPDLEGAPPVVELDQNIIRTLLDMGFPLEACKKATFFTNNQGLEPATNWLMQHVGDSDFSDEFVPPGVSASGGGEFVPDDEALTMIISLGFSRAQAVKALKETNNSVERAADWVFSHHQELMELDAPEAADGGARQPAEPHFRDGGEKYQLVAFISHMGTSTMVGHYVCHILKDGRWVLFNDEKVALSEQPPKELGYLYFYKRIN; encoded by the exons ATGAGTGGAGCAGCGGACTTCGCCGTTGAAATGCAGGAAAACCTGCGCAAAGTCACGGTGCCTATCCACGGCCAGAAGATCTACAAAGACGAGTGCGTCTACTCGTTCGACAATCCG GAGTCGAAAACCGGGCTCTACGTGTGCCTCCACACGTTTCGCGGAATTGGCGAAGAGCACCTGCAGAGACACTATGAGAGGACCAGCGGAAAGGGTTCCGTCTACCTGCACATCAAAAggattaagaagaaaatt GAAAATGTCGAGTCGACCCCTGAGGGCCCGGACAAGAAAATCACTCGCTTGGCCATCGGGGTGGAGGGCGGATTCTTTCCAGACCTAAACAAAAAGAAGTTCGAATACGAAGACACCCTGAGCATCTTTTTGTACCCCAGCAGGAAGTCCTGTCCTTGGCCCAATCCAGATTTGCCTGAAAtt GTCAAATCATCTGTAAACGCTGTTCTTCAAGCAGACTCTGCTTACAAGCTGGAGGAACTGGAAGCCTTGAGCAACACCTGGGACGGAGAAACGATCTTCCCGTCACA GTATGCTGAGAATTTGGAGCAGGtggaaaatggcaaaaaagtgcCTCCAACTGGGTGGAAGTGCGAGAAATGCGACATGACAAACAACCTGTGGCTCAACCTGACCGACGGCTCCATTCTCTGCGGCAGAAAGTACTTCGACGGCTCCGGCGGCAATGACCACGCCATTGAGTACTTTCGGGAGAAAG ATTATCCTTTGGCTGTGAAGCTTGGCACCATTACAAAAGATGGAAAGGCTGACGTGCACAGCTACAAGGAGGACTGCTTGATCCTTGACCCCTACCTTGCCAAACATCTTGCTCACTTTGGCATCAACATTGGCAGCATGGAAAAG ACTGAAAGAACCATGGCCGAGCTGGAGTTGGAGGCGAACCAGAAGTTTGGCGAGTGGAGTGTGGTGCTGGAGTCTGGCTCGAAATTGAAGCCGCTCAGCGGACCAGGTCTGGTCGGCCTGAGCAACCTGGGCAACTCGTGCTACATGAACAGCGTCATGCAAGTCGTCTTCACGATTCCAGACTTTGTTTCCAA GTTCCTTGAGAACCGACAAGCCATTTACGACGAGATGGCCAGGGTAGACACCGCCAACCCTGTCGAAGACTTTAACTGCCAAAT ggcCAAGCTGGCCGAAGGCCTACTCACTGATAAGTACGCAGTGCCGCCTGTGGTTGACGAGGCCACAAACGACGCAATTTTCGAGGGAATCAAGCCGCAAATGTTCAAAAACCTGATCGGCAAGGGCCATGCTGACTTCTCCTCCAAGCGGCAGCAGGATGCGCAGGAGTTTTTCCTCCACTTAGTCAATGTTCTCGAG AGGTCCAACATGAATCAGGTGAACCCGACAGAATGCTTCAAGTTCAAGGTGGAGGACCGTTTCGAGTGCAGCCAGTCGCGCAAGGTCAAGTACACATATCGCACCGAGTACTGCCTGCCGCTGCCTATTCCCGAGGACGCTGCAACCAACAAGGAGCAACTTGCTGCTTACTTGGCCCAGAAGAAGGCAGCTGAGGATGCTGGACAGCGATA CGAAGGGGATGTGATCCGCCCACACATCAAACTGGACTCATGCCTGGAGACCTTCTCGCAGGCAGAAAACATTGAGCAATTCTACAGCACCGCAATCAACGACAAGACTACTGCCTCAAA GATCACCCGCCTTGCCACCTTCCCCGACTACCTAATGCTGCACCTGAAAAAGTTCACCCTGAACGAAGACTGGACGCCGCGCAAGCTGGACGTGGCGGTCGAGATGCCAGACGTGCTGGATCTGAGCCAGATCCGCGGCAAGGGTCTGCAGCCAAATGAGGAGGCGCTGCCCGATCTGGAGGGCGCGCCACCGGTCGTGGAGCTTGACCAGAACATCATCAGGACACTCCTCGACATGGGCTTCCCCCTAGAGGCTTGCAAGAAGGCCACATTCTTCACCAACAACCAGGGTCTTGAGCCAGCAACTAATTGGCTCATGCAGCATGTCGGCGACAGCGACTTCTCAGATGAGTTTGTTCCTCCCGGCGTCTCTGCGtcag gAGGCGGTGAATTTGTTCCCGATGACGAGGCGTTGACGATGATCATCAGCCTGGGCTTCTCGCGGGCGCAGGCGGTCAAGGCCCTGAAGGAGACCAACAACAGTGTGGAGAGGGCGGCTGACTGGGTGTTCAGCCACCATCAGGAGCTGATGGAGCTGGACGCGCCCGAGGCAGCCGACGGCGGCGCCAGGCAGCCTGCGGAGCCGCACTTCCGCGACGGCGGTGAAAAGTACCAGCTGGTGGCGTTTATCTCGCACATGGGCACCTCCACCATGGTGGGCCACTACGTGTGCCACATCCTCAAGGACGGCCGCTGGGTGCTGTTCAACGACGAGAAGGTCGCCCTCTCCGAGCAGCCGCCCAAAGAACTCGGATATCTCTACTTTTATAAGAGAATTAACTGA
- the LOC135940491 gene encoding disks large-associated protein 5-like: protein MMQSLREGYKRAVGPTKSGSKQSRVLLTAQQRRQNRSDKFADSRNIMTTEENNAKAAKPSSSNSASAAKGVENVPKRKNMVESLQKWRQEKQRQKELQAKYKRPEFKVSSHVETKSASDIFTSTKKASAFKNVPPKIVSRRDNAPQMQTVIPSKFRFRRNDENALISEFNGTFEFGGAQSKNQAKPLIKSSIKKTDKKAKPSVEFKPDTSATPAGPQRKFPVTPKPLSKSGQNIKAAKSSKSQPRAPLKQYLTEDPLTPSPPKKQHVVIEPTPAVEEIAKPEEIVAETAEGELSTAYFRQILDNEINILEQLCVKWEREMRENGEMTSTAEENVLLATGMARLIIREKFAQFRGLIDNCDHPEDTKTRTLLTDLQGFWDMIKIQSDNIQASFDALEKLKQNGWQEEQVVVKKAAPKRKKKAPAKPVASSRMTQFLAQKKAEKMAQTTKKTPDMKMKGATPKSSAKKSSSSGRKKKCSPNVNALVTVSLIAKSAERKSLDRSANKSLNDSVLDNSTTEFKHQKPRTETPSRSILKKPELTPGLEKNRKCVLFDMIAEEPEEETLELPPVMRTYSNKASTVSPPKDTFDLLLDSVTSSTPVAKSTLPLVPVVEVQKKRSFAKSPHPRRRSSRLSGQTIEQAVENVIACSEESLNTTQEAVRRESRHTNSKCESLDATRDDSFVSKRRSSRKRTNVDEAAGMDFMTFESPGAEVPVKRRKSSRVKKTLLDQSL from the exons ATGATGCAGAGCCTTCGAGAGGGCTACAAAAGGGCGGTAGGTCCGACTAAAAGCGGGTCGAAGCAAAGCAGAGTCCTGCTGACCGCCCAGCAGAGACGACAAAACAGATCTGACAAGTTCGCGGACAGCAGGAATATTATGACAACAGAGGAAAATAATGCCAAGGCTGCAAAGCCGTCTTCCTCCAACTCAG CGTCTGCCGCGAAAGGAGTGGAAAATGTGCCAAAGAGAAAGAACATGGTTGAATCTCTGCAGAAATGGAGACAGGAAAAACAGAGGCAAAAGGAACTGCAGGCCAAATACAAACGCCCTGAGTTTAAAGTGTCTTCTCACGTGGAAACCAAGTCAGCCAGTGACATTTTCACCTCTACAAAGAAAGCGTCTGCTTTCAAAAACGTGCCACCAAAAATT GTTTCAAGGCGAGATAATGCACCACAAATGCAAACAGTCATCCCAAGCAAATTTCGCTTCAGAAGAAATGACGAGAATGCTCTCATTTCAGAATTTAATGGCACCTTTGAGTTCGGTGGAGCTCAATCAAAGAACCAGGCTAAGCCTCTGATCAAGAGCTCCATAAAGAAAacc GACAAGAAAGCAAAGCCGTCCGTTGAATTCAAACCAGACACATCTGCTACCCCTGCTGGTCCTCAAAGAAAG TTTCCAGTCACGCCAAAGCCGTTAAGCAAGTCTGGGCAAAACATTAAAGCTGCTAAATCTTCAAAAAGCCAACCAAGGGCCCCACTGAAGCAGTACCTTACTGAAGATCCACTG ACACCGTCTCCACCAAAGAAGCAACATGTTGTTATTGAGCCAACTCCCGCTGTTGAGGAAATAGCCAAACCAGAGGAAATAGTTGCAGAGACTGCGGAAGGGGAGCTGAGCACAGCTTACTTCCGGCAGATTCTAGACAACGAAATCAACATTCTGGAACAGTTGTGCGTCAAGTGGGAACGAGAAATGCGCGAGAATGGCGAGATGACAAGCACCGCCGAGGAGAATGTGCTGCTGGCCACTGGAATGGCTCGCCTGATCATCCGCGAGAAGTTTGCGCAGTTCCGCGGCCTCATTGACAACTGTGATCACCCGGAAGACACAAAGACTAGGACCCTGCTGACGGACCTGCAGGGCTTCTGGGACATGATCAAGATCCAGTCTGACAACATCCAGGCCAGTTTCGACGCTTTGGAGAAGCTGAAGCAGAATGGTTGGCAAGAAGAGCAGGTGGTCGTCAAGAAGGCTGCACCCAAGAGGAAGAAGAAAGCACCAGCCAAACCAGTTGCCAGCTCCAGGATGACACAGTTTCTGGCTCAGAAgaaag ctgagAAAATGGCTCAGACCACAAAGAAAACTCCAGACATGAAAATGAAGGGTGCAACACCTAAAAGTTCAG ccaaAAAGTCATCCAGCTCTGGCAGAAAGAAAAAGTGCTCTCCAAATGTCAACGCTCTTGTGACAGTTTCGCTGATAGCAAAGTCGGCTGAGAGAAAAAGC CTGGATCGCTCAGCAAACAAGTCCTTGAATGATAGTGTTCTGGACAATTCCACAACCGAGTTTAAGCACCAGAAACCTCGCACTGAGACTCCGTCACGCAGCATCCTGAAGAAGCCAGAACTCACTCCAGGCCTTGAGAAAAACAGGAAGTGCGTCCTCTTCGATATGATTGCTGAGGAGCCTGAag AGGAAACGCTTGAGCTGCCTCCAGTGATGCGGACATACTCAAACAAGGCGTCAACAGTGTCTCCGCCCAAGGACACGTTTGATCTGCTCCTTGACAGTGTAACCAGCTCCACCCCTGTGGCAAAGAGCACTCTTCCTCTGGTTCCTGTTGTGGAAGTTCAGAAGAAACGCAGCTTTGCCAAGT CTCCCCATCCTCGTCGCCGCAGTTCCAGGCTTTCAGGACAAACCATTGAGCAAGCtg TTGAAAACGTGATCGCGTGTAGTGAGGAGTCTTTAAACACTACTCAAGAAG CTGTACGCAGAGAGTCGCGTCACACGAATTCCAAGTGCGAAAGCCTTGATGCCACCAGAGATGATTCATTCG TGAGCAAGAGGAGGTCAAGCAGGAAGCGTACAAATGTTGACGAGGCTGCAGGGATGGATTTCATGACTTTCGAATCTCCTGGCGCTGAAG TTCCAGTGAAAAGGAGGAAATCTTCCAGAGTCAAGAAGACACTGCTGGACCAGTCTCTGTGA
- the DCTN2-p50 gene encoding dynactin subunit 2 codes for MADSKYADLPGIAYDQPDVYETEDLPEADQNQDIQEEENEFIEKPNLNVDSAFGKFRGKILFSDRVDFSDKLSRHPRTGYDAVSVEYEVVGRGEKETPIQKFQRLQCEITELAEEINQLKGSAKEDNQAVPSATNVQGLSQQLTELRLEEQLGSELVASLADPQGAELRKLLAQIELSKSTETAGGKKAGSNSKGLDNSSYELHFRPEQMKLQQTARVAQLEQRLHALETAVGDVPNKMSRLSTDTNNMSLSAAVQFLSRKATLLDSAQLDHIEGRLTALSTKMNQLVEQSSASKEENEQDKKVSEMYDLIVKCEQLTAALPEIANRLAAVHSLHEQALTFSKALAQLSALQEQITASLNGNESQLKEAQKAFAQNMDVVKKSMEGLDARIASLKKK; via the exons ATGGCAGACTCCAAGTATGCCGATCTCCCAGGAatc gcGTATGATCAACCTGACGTTTACGAAACCGAGGACTTGCCTGAAGCAGACCAAAACCAGGACATTCAGGAG GAAGAAAACGAGTTCATTGAGAAGCCCAATCTAAATGTCGATTCGGCTTTTGGTAAATTTCgaggaaaaattttgttttctgatCGCGTTGATTTCTCAGACAAACTGAGCAGACACCCCAGAACCGGATACGATGCAgt GTCCGTCGAGTATGAAGTGGTTGGGCGTGGAGAGAAGGAAACGCCTATTCAGAAGTTCCAGAGGCTGCAGTGCGAAATCACCGAGCTTGCCGAGGAAATAAACCAATTGAAG GGATCTGCTAAGGAGGATAATCAAGCCGTACCGTCAGCCACGAACGTGCAAGGCTTATCGCAGCAGCTGACAGAACTGCGGCTGGAGGAGCAGCTCGGTTCAGAGCTCGTGGCCAGCTTGGCTGATCCTCAGGGCGCTGAGTTGAG GAAACTGTTGGCCCAGATAGAGCTGTCAAAATCGACAGAAACAGCTGGTGGAAAGAAGGCTGGCAGCAATTCCAAGGGCTTGGACAATTCCTCGTATGAATTGCACTTCAGACCTGAGCAGATGAAGCTGCAGCAAACGGCAAGGGTTGCGCAGCTGGAGCAGAGACTGCACGCTCTTGAGACTGCAGTTGGCGACGTCCCCAATAAGATG AGCCGACTTTCGACAGATACAAACAACATGTCCTTGTCGGCCGCTGTGCAGTTTTTGAGCAGGAAGGCAACTCTGCTCGACTCCGCACAGCTGGACCACATTGAAGGCCGCCTCACTGCCCTGTCCACCAAGATGAACCAGTTGGTCGAGCAAAGCAGCGCATCCAAGGAGGAGAACGAGCAGGACAAAAag GTCTCGGAAATGTACGATCTGATTGTCAAATGTGAGCAACTCACCGCAGCTCTTCCCGAAATCGCAAACCGACTGGCAGCTGTTCATTCCCTTCACGAGCAAg ctCTGACTTTCAGCAAGGCATTGGCGCAGCTGAGTGCCCTGCAGGAGCAAATCACGGCCAGCCTGAATGGCAACGAGTCGCAGCTGAAGGAGGCGCAGAAGGCGTTCGCGCAGAACATGGATGTGGTCAAGAAAAGCATGGAGGGCCTTGACGCGCGCATTGCCAGCCTCAAGAAAAAGTGA